A stretch of DNA from Montipora foliosa isolate CH-2021 chromosome 4, ASM3666993v2, whole genome shotgun sequence:
ACTTAAGAATAGAGCCTTCCACTTTCTTGATGAATACCCGAATTGCACATTTGGCCCAAACATGTGAAAATAGGTAAAAAATTAAGGATCACCTTGACATGATTTTTAATTCACAATCTTTGCTTTTTTATAAAAGATATGTGATCAAAAATAATTagaatcaggcaaaaaaccactcGGAATAGAAAACTATCGGTAAGCATATCAAGGCTATTCTTGAACTTGGGAACCCATCCTCCTTTTCCCCACAAATGGTAAGAACTATTAATAAATGGTAAGAACTATTATCACAGGATGGCCTTCCTTACTTTGCTTGGGATGGTCTGCTGTGGTGGAGGAGGGATCAGTCTCAGGTAATAAGGTCATTTTTAATAAGCAGTGTTCCAAATAAGATTTTAAGGCAGGGTGCCAATAGGGAATTCCAACGGGTCAATTCCCACTGATCCCACCAGATTATTATAAATTTCCCATTAATTTGTCGGGTCATGCAGCTGATCTTGTCGGGTTTTTGACCCGAGACCCGTCACCTATCTGGAACACTGAATAAGCCCTGTCTTTATAACAGTCATCTCTTGACAGAGATTCTAAGGGCTGTTTTACACATAAGACACAGAAATAAGCACATGAAACCTACACAACCTTAAAGGGGTGACGCTATTTCAAAGGTGTTGGTCGAGGATCGAACACACACATTTATGGGACAGCGGTCAAAGAGTGTAGCCTGTCTTGTAAGCTACATGTTTTacgggttttgctaaaagcaggcccccGGCTCAGCGGCCCGTGGCCCACGGCCTGCCATGGCCCAGCGGCCCGGCAGCCCGAAGGTCCAGCGGCCCAGGGCCCACGGCCCACGGTGGCCCGGCGGCCCGGTAGctcagtcctgattttccacagtttttttctCCAgtgtaaatccacgcgcatgcacagatctgcatgcgcgagtctaagtgcaaagtttttgttatggtaattagttctactttacatatggatgaaaactaattttcaaaagaaaaacttcgcacttagactcgccttgaagaggaggcagacatgaactcggaaatggcctattcgtttaccattttaatcatttgaatccttgtttctgtttgttgttgtaaacagacgaaaacaacagagaatgacaacgtttttcaacatgcaacgaaagaaaggatcgaaaaggattgaaatgattattaaaatggtaaacgaattcaaattcaccgtctttcatttgcgcgcccaaacccgatgcaaagctgtgcatgcgcgtggatttaccgctggacaacaaaactgtgtgggcctccgggccgccgggccgtgggccgcgggcctgcttttagcaaaaccccatgttttaccaatacagaaacaaacctaaacattcatcaaagctaaccttaggcctaattagacctaaacaagaagttttaggtctaaggttagctttaatgaatatttaggtttgtttctgtattagtaaaacatGTAGCTTACAAGACATGCTACACTCTTTGACTGCTGTCCCATAAATGTGTGTGCTTGATCCTCGATCAATGCCTTCCACATAGCTTCACCCAAGAGACATGCACGTACAAGTTAACACATCTGTATATATTTCTTGTGCTTATTGTCGCAACACTTCCGACCTTTTATGTCAACCTACTCCTACCTTCTTATCAAAGTCTATATCCCACAAGTCATTTATCGTGCACCCTGCCCCCCTCATCACCAGTGATCCCAACCCAAACAAAGCCAGTAGCTGGAGATCTGGTAAGGAGCCTGGTGATGCCCCGAGTCCGATGCTCCATGTGCAAGGTATAAACAACAGCCATGTTCCTATTGGTTTATCAAAGCGAATTAGACGCAGGTAGGGCTGCACTGGGGCAGGACACGACTCCACGAAGGCGGCGGTGCTAAAATGTCGCGGAGAATTGATGCTTCCCATGCGTATTTGCTCATCAGAACAGTTCTGATGAATGCTATGATGCGGTCCTGCATTCGACGTAAAACCTGTAAATTTTAAAGCACATGTTGATCGTAATGTTACACAATGATGCATCGGGAGATCTCGATCGAATCTTGAAGCTCGTGCATAATTGTGAAATGCAAGCACTCGAAGACTTTTAAAAGAAGATTTTGATCCACGGAAGTAACGAAGAATGGTGACACTGAAACGCGAAGTTTTACAACCACATTCAGCCATAACAACGCTTGACATCAAAATTGGGCAAAAGGCACCTTCAACTCTCGGGTCGAGCGCCGGCCATTTTTCTTGGTGAAAGTCGCCCCAGACCTCACTCAGAATGTTTTGACACCTGGATGCCTATTCGATTTCAATTGGTTGGTTAACTTGGCAATAGCCAATCAGCTTTGTGTGCTTAGAACCCTCGTCTGGTAAACCgatttttggcgcgaaaattcGACTTCTTTCATCTTTGGAGCAAACCTTGGTTGTTTTCGAAGATTTAACAGACAAGAGACTTCGAAGTATGGATTCTACCGTAGATCTTTTTATCAGAGAGAGGCTATCAAGACTTGGAAGAGAAATTGGATGGTTTGATATGCCTGTCCATGCAAAGATAGAGGCAGTAAGTAAAAAATCTGCACATCTTTTACTTGCATGGCTGTTTCATATATGCATTGTATAGGCAGCTGGACAAGATCGAGATAAGCTGTTGGCCATACTTCCATTCTTCCCTTTTACTCTTTTCTTCGTGGTACTATCGGACAAAGATATCTTCGTTTTGACTTGTTTATGTTATCGTCCGCGTCCCTGTTAATATCAATGTTATTGTTAAGCATTTGTTGGCATTTGTCGGCGTTCCTAAAAGCGAGTCGATATGtcattcttattcaatgaaatgcaaacaAATGTGAAGTGTCacggtattcagcagttaagttAAACCCCATGCCAACGAGAGACTTGTGTCGTAAATTGGAATTTAGTCAATCCATGTTAACAGTACTAGTAGACCTTTTTTTGCCTTTCTAATTAGCTGCAGAAGGAAATTCAAGAGAAGGCAGAGAATGATAACCTCAGAATGAGCACTAGGGACAGTGAAGATTCAAAAGACAGCAAGGAGGAAATTGCATTTGATGAGGAGAATTATGAGAGTGATGGTTACAATGTTGTCGAAAGTGGTGTTAACAGCAGTGCTAATGACAATGGAAGTGATGGTGTTGTAAATTTAATTGCTAGTGATGTTGATGAGAACAGTATCGGTGatgacagtgatgatgatgactttgACATTAACGGTGGTGTTAATGATGATAGTGATTCAGACAATGGGAAGGAAGAAGGTATTCAAAATGGCACAAACAGTACCAGCGATGACAGTTCCAATGTTGGTGACCCTGTTGAGAATGATGACAGTCCCAATAATTTTGACATTGATGCTAGTCCTGAAGCTCATGATAGCAATATTGGTGCCAGTATTGGTGACCATGATATCAACATAAATGACAGGGAGAGCGAAAGTAATGGTGACAATTTTGCCATGCACAACTATAGTGAGCATAGTTCCCTAGAGGATAGCTTCAGTTGCAGCAAGAAGGGTAGAGATGAAAACAGACTGGATTACAAAGATAATGGACATTATACCGTGGCCAATGTTACAGGAGACCATGTAATCATTGGTGACAGCAGTGATGATAATGAAATTAACAGAGATGATGGTGGAAGTGTTGATAAAGATGATTTGAGCAGTGTCAACAGTGACAGTGATGATGCAGGAAACAATGATAAAGATACTAACTATTCTGACATCTGGGAAGATGTCTTGGAGCCTGGTTCAAAACTGAGATCACTTGACAAGGATGAGGAAACAGACAATGGGCCAAACAACAGTATTCAACGACCAGACAAGGTTTCAAACTGTGATAAACAAGTGACTGAAGGTGAGGATGAGAAAGATAACTGTAATAAGTTTAATTCAAGAGACTGGAAAATTTGGCACAGTACGGAAGGAAATGAGGAAGACCCAACCAAAGAAGTATTGACTAGTGATGCTTCAAAGGCTTCAGTTTCTGCAGAAATTGATGACATGCCTGAATTTGTAGGATGGCACAGCATTGATGAAAACTACGGCATTGAAAGTGAAGGTCAAGATCAAGTAGATCAAGATAAAAGTATTGACCGTATTGATAACATTAATGGCCTCGTTGAAAGCTGTGCTGCTGATAATGCTGACGATGTTGAGGAAAAACGACACGAGGAACTGGTTGAGTCGGCTGACCTTGAAACTGACAAGGATGGTAATGCTACAAAATCCTCAAAGTCAATGTCTTGGTACGTATACAGTCAGAGCACTCTGgtacaatattattaaaatttgTATGTTTACTGCTGCTAAACAATGGATCAAAATGATTCTCGCACttaccgtatttattcgattaagcgcccagggcgcttatttaatttttgtacttttaggatgggcgcttattcgaggtgGGCCCTTATTCGAGGCTGGGTGCTTACTaaattttcaccattttcagtaggtaaaaagtttattttgtaacaaaacatgacaaaatattaaagcaTATAAATTGTAACTGTTCATTGTTCGGACTACGTATGCCCAGGACTAACAACTTGTTGTTCAGTCTACGCAGAAGTCTCTTTAGCTATCATGACTATCAATCAACTTTAATGTCATCGTCGCTCAGCTCAATAAGGGATTTCTCTTGCGGCTGAAAGAGCTTTGCGCCACATGGACATTTCAGCTGAAACTTTGAGAAAAATTCCACTGTTGTCATAAAATTTTCAGATAATGAAACTAGAGATTGTAAGCCATTAaagaaataccataataatcaaTACCTGTATTCCTCTTGtgcactttattattattatttttttttgggggggggggggggggctcttaTTCGAGGCTgggcgcttattaacttttctACCTTCAGGGTTAACGCTTATTTGAGGTTGGGCGTTTaatcgaataaatacggtatttggataatttaagcaatcatcactttatagacacctgagaTATTTAGACAGCtcctctaccaactgagccatgaagccacacatttgggagcaggtcaatatAGTAGGGTTCTTTTGTTTCGATGAAAGGACTAGTACTACTGAACGAAAGAAAGGTGTAtctaacaattagacccgtagcccgcaaaagctacgggtcaatagcccatgaggcgaagccgaatgggctgtTGACCAGTGGCCCTTGaaggcgaagggtctaattgttttagtatcacccaactagttggacagaaaaggcattAACAAACGGGataaagcgtcacgcttttcgatactcgaggactattactaatagtcatctagtaatgtagccaatcaaaatgcaggatttgcattagtccactagttgggtgatactaataattaatatacatttctttccttcattAATCCTATCAGAGTATTACACTgtcatcgcagaggtcatgggtttgaatctctATTcaagccgcctgaatttttcaggtgtctataaagtgaCATTAATTTGCTTAAATTTTTCAAATACCCTAAGTGTGGGGATCGCTTCTATCCATCGATGAAATGTACACTTCTTTCACTTACTGTGGCTAAGTTGCAATAATAGATAATTATATGGTTATGTTTCatccctgccaagggactcatcagagagaCCTTTCGGCTAACTCGTCAAACATTGCGTTTGAGTCCCGCTAGCATCAAAATGATGGTGGCAATGTGGCCTTATATCACATAAGGATTCCCAATTGCATAATCTGCCAAttaacaacttgaaaaaagtgtaagaatttGACAATAGATAATTATATGGCTATCCTTATGGCCAGATTGCCACCATAATTTTGATGCTAGCGGACttcaaacgcgatgtttgacgagttagccgaaaggtctctgatgagttagtcccttggcagggatgaaacataggtatgtaaggctagccatataattatctattgtcaaattcttacacttttttAAGTTGCAATAAGACAGTTTATTAAGTTTCCATAAGTCAGTCCTTGGGTATAAAATTAGTTATAAAGGGTGAAAAAGGGTATTGGAACTATTTGactttgaatatttaattaCTTTTGGTAATATATTACTGTCAATATTATTGCATCCATTTTGTTGATACTAAGGCAAAGGTACATTGAATCtgataaatattattttgttccaTAGCCATTTCAAAAAAGGCCTTGTGCTCTTTGCTTATCGTTATTTTTTGGAAGGTCTCAGAGCCCAGGCATAATTCACATTTTTAATTTGATAGTAATCTTGTGTTGTaagtattaatttttaattttccctaATCCATGTTTTGCAGGATGACTGATTGTCACACAGACGACAGTATTTCTGACAGTCCTGCATTACCCAGGTACATCTGGAACTAAGATTGTTAAATATTAAGTAAAAGTTAAATAAGAAAAGTTGACTTATTTGGTGTTCCATATTTAACAGAAAATTCTGGAGTCAAACTGTTGACATGATGCGACAAATCAAATGTCACACTCTGAAAATTTTAACCCATTTGGGAAGCAGTCAGTGTAAAATAAGACCAGGCATAAACTGCACactaaggttataatgtaactgttaaaaaagcccaaaccctttagaagtgctaacctaaggcctaattaggcataaaacaacatttaggcttaactgttagcacttctaaaagggtttgggctttttcaacagttacattataaccttagtTTGTATTTTACCCGTGGTCTGAAATCAGCATTTTACCCTGACCATTAGGGGAGACATCAGCTTGACCTTTTTATATTATCAGTGTGCATCCCATTGTCAGGtacattgttattgctgatcttcggaaggtggggggggggggaatttgtCGAGTAAAGACTAAATTAAAGATTGTTTCCTTATCGCTGTTAATTCTCAGCCTGCAAGATATGGtcttaaagaaaaacaaggtcATCCCAGGAAAGATCAGTGATGGAGAAGAGGATGATTTTGAATCTTGTATGTGGATTCCATTTTATTACCTAGTGTTCCATTTGTCTGTTTTGACCTCCATTATTTTCGTTAACCCAGTCACTCCTCATGCACCCCGGGACACACCCAGTTGATGAGTGAAATTGTCTGGTGTCAGGCAGAGTAAAATAGGACGTAGGacgcgtggtggcctcatggtcagtgtgctcgattccagatcgagtggtctgggttcgcgtcctggccagggacattgtgttgtgttcttgggcaagatactttactctcacggtgcctcactccacccaggtgtataaatgggtactggcgaaaatgctgggggtaaccgagcgatggactagcatcccatccaggggggagtagaaatactcctagtcgcttcatgctacagaaactggagataagcgccggcctggtaggccttctaggctcgtagcagactttaggaagagtaaaatctgttaagcctcattcccaggagtcaatgggttaaaggaaacctccacccCGACTACTGAATAATTTTAAAACGaataaaattatgtttacaatcaaatttgatctacaattttctttaaaacagtgTTTGTATCGAAAAAAGTGAATATTAGAATctcttattttcactttcaaatttcacgggCGCAGCcgtcttgaataattgtgacgtgtcgtggtggCCCTATtgtcttgaaaaccaaaacaagcgtttgtcaaatttatttatttcagatacaaacgctttccTTGGAAAACTCGGGAACAATGtttattgtaaacattatgttctgtggtttaaagttattttgttacAAGTTTTaatggaggttccctttaaaccTGACCCATTGTGCCTTTTATTGTACTTGATAAGGCTGTCTAAATTGTCCTGAAAAGCTTAGGGCGCTGGGGATAACATTTGAAATGTCAGGTCACATTTGAGTATTTCTTGCAATGGTTAATTTATCTCTATCAACTCATTAGGGAAAACATGATTCTTAATTAACTCTCTAACGAATCAACACCACAGTTGCTATAGAAAACAAACCTTAATTTCTCCTGAATGTGTCTAGGGGAATACTGTAGCTAAAACATGTACAAGTTTGACTTCATTTCACCACATCACTTGGTCATTGGTCCCTAGGTTATAGTAACCAGGAATATTACCTGGCTGTTTTTAAGGCACCTCTCCTCATTAGTATTTTAGCACCAAACATGATAATCTATATAAATTACATATATAGTGGCCCCATTGTAGTGGTAATTGGACCCACAGTTAACAACAAATAACTTGCTTTAGAATTTGAAACGTCAAGCAAGGATATATTTTAGGGACCATCACTTgaatcacaataattatttatttgacTAATAATCCAATATCTTATCATAAAGACAGTGACAGTGCTGCTTGTCAGTCCTTGACCAAGACAAGGCAAACTACTTTCGACTACTATGACTTAATACGCGGTTGTGCTATAAATCTAAAAGAATGTTTCTAAAGGAAAAGGTAACAACGTCAATTTTGAGGATAATGCATGCCACTGACCTTGCTGTGATTTTCACTGGTTTTTTTCTGGTTGCAATTGAAGTGAATGAGGTTTTTCATCTGTCAGTGATCAAGCTATGTGCATTTTTCATTCCCTCTTCCATTTCCCCCAAGAATTCcaattgttattattttgaaCAACAAGTTTGACCTTTTATCCACCACTACTAACTTTTCATC
This window harbors:
- the LOC137999811 gene encoding germ cell nuclear acidic protein-like isoform X2; the encoded protein is MDSTVDLFIRERLSRLGREIGWFDMPVHAKIEALQKEIQEKAENDNLRMSTRDSEDSKDSKEEIAFDEENYESDGYNVVESGVNSSANDNGSDGVVNLIASDVDENSIGDDSDDDDFDINGGVNDDSDSDNGKEEGIQNGTNSTSDDSSNVGDPVENDDSPNNFDIDASPEAHDSNIGASIGDHDININDRESESNGDNFAMHNYSEHSSLEDSFSCSKKGRDENRLDYKDNGHYTVANVTGDHVIIGDSSDDNEINRDDGGSVDKDDLSSVNSDSDDAGNNDKDTNYSDIWEDVLEPGSKLRSLDKDEETDNGPNNSIQRPDKVSNCDKQVTEGEDEKDNCNKFNSRDWKIWHSTEGNEEDPTKEVLTSDASKASVSAEIDDMPEFVGWHSIDENYGIESEGQDQVDQDKSIDRIDNINGLVESCAADNADDVEEKRHEELVESADLETDKDGNATKSSKSMSWMTDCHTDDSISDSPALPSLQDMVLKKNKVIPGKISDGEEDDFESFLEKIKTPKTILSYSGTEEKREAERLEAFIVSDDDDVHDNDDYDDLEEDVFMDPGFSPDEYYSDKENDDCQEKITSVTSRTPFKTPSTNFLSQTSTLKATKLGSYKDVPSRPKSVLDRLLASYSSEKDFKKIRDRLATDLFELYNRTVFDNQLPSDFQITWNNKMRSTAGFCYYSRKNGMRLSRIELADKVIDSAERLRDTLIHEMCHAATWIIDGIKAGHGSVWKRWTMRAQIVHQDLPPISRCHSFAIKTKYTYRCTKCGNSFGRHSKSVNLEKSRCARCYGCLELIPQLKKDGTPQTRTPSRFALFVKDNFARVKKDNASLSHQEVMKTLGSEFAKLSS
- the LOC137999811 gene encoding germ cell nuclear acidic protein-like isoform X1; this translates as MDSTVDLFIRERLSRLGREIGWFDMPVHAKIEALQKEIQEKAENDNLRMSTRDSEDSKDSKEEIAFDEENYESDGYNVVESGVNSSANDNGSDGVVNLIASDVDENSIGDDSDDDDFDINGGVNDDSDSDNGKEEGIQNGTNSTSDDSSNVGDPVENDDSPNNFDIDASPEAHDSNIGASIGDHDININDRESESNGDNFAMHNYSEHSSLEDSFSCSKKGRDENRLDYKDNGHYTVANVTGDHVIIGDSSDDNEINRDDGGSVDKDDLSSVNSDSDDAGNNDKDTNYSDIWEDVLEPGSKLRSLDKDEETDNGPNNSIQRPDKVSNCDKQVTEGEDEKDNCNKFNSRDWKIWHSTEGNEEDPTKEVLTSDASKASVSAEIDDMPEFVGWHSIDENYGIESEGQDQVDQDKSIDRIDNINGLVESCAADNADDVEEKRHEELVESADLETDKDGNATKSSKSMSWMTDCHTDDSISDSPALPSLQDMVLKKNKVIPGKISDGEEDDFESFLEKIKTPKTILSYSGTEEKREAERLEAFIVSDDDDVHDNDDYDDLEEDVFMDPGFSPDEYYSDKENDDCQEKITSVSEFHTPLLTTPTVWHREKESSSRKDTVTSRTPFKTPSTNFLSQTSTLKATKLGSYKDVPSRPKSVLDRLLASYSSEKDFKKIRDRLATDLFELYNRTVFDNQLPSDFQITWNNKMRSTAGFCYYSRKNGMRLSRIELADKVIDSAERLRDTLIHEMCHAATWIIDGIKAGHGSVWKRWTMRAQIVHQDLPPISRCHSFAIKTKYTYRCTKCGNSFGRHSKSVNLEKSRCARCYGCLELIPQLKKDGTPQTRTPSRFALFVKDNFARVKKDNASLSHQEVMKTLGSEFAKLSS